The following are encoded together in the Cyanobacterium aponinum PCC 10605 genome:
- the hflX gene encoding GTPase HflX produces the protein MSIETIYGNLQGLKPSQFKQLQKLYHQRISGDRISTVDLAERIANLSTELKQPLSVYLNRRGQVIRVGVGTPRQTQIPPLELPRYGELRLSGIRCLSTSLKPTPPSEASLTAMVRQRLDALVILTLTGQGIIRKGGGARGFVDKAYLCHLLPLKDTDNYWDVSHPQSLEDIVEQDFLDLVNNLEAEFSREFIAQEVSPQQERVLLVGLHTGDREEQKFQDNLQELALLVDSAGGKVLATIEQKRSHPHPQTLVGAGKVEEIALQVQTLGANLVVFDRDLSPAQVRNLELQLGVRVVDRTEVILDIFAQRAQSRAGKLQVELAQLEYMLPRLTGRGQAMSRLGGGIGTRGPGETKLETERRAIQKRITRLQQEVNQLQSHRSRLRQQRQAHEITSIAIVGYTNAGKSTLINTLTNADVYTADQLFATLDPTTRRLTITDPNTSDTTTLLMTDTVGFIHELPPPLVDSFRATLEEVTEADALLHVVDLSHPAWESHIESVKAILAQMPLAPSVELIALNKIDKAKSEHLTIAKEKYPQAVFISAQQRHGLTTLRDRLLQLVASN, from the coding sequence ATGTCTATTGAAACAATTTACGGAAACTTACAAGGATTAAAACCCAGCCAATTCAAACAGTTACAAAAACTATATCATCAAAGAATAAGCGGCGATCGCATCTCTACCGTTGACCTCGCCGAAAGAATAGCCAACCTTAGCACAGAGTTAAAACAGCCCTTGAGCGTCTATCTAAATCGTCGTGGACAGGTGATTAGGGTAGGAGTCGGTACACCCCGTCAAACCCAAATTCCCCCCCTAGAATTGCCTCGTTACGGTGAGTTAAGACTATCAGGGATTCGTTGTTTAAGCACCTCGTTAAAGCCTACTCCCCCCAGTGAAGCTAGTTTAACCGCAATGGTAAGACAAAGATTAGATGCTTTAGTTATATTAACCCTGACAGGTCAAGGAATAATACGCAAAGGAGGAGGAGCGAGAGGATTTGTGGATAAAGCCTATTTATGTCATTTGCTACCCCTCAAAGATACCGATAATTATTGGGATGTATCACATCCTCAATCCTTAGAAGATATAGTCGAACAAGATTTTCTCGATTTAGTTAATAACTTAGAAGCAGAATTTAGCCGAGAATTTATTGCTCAAGAAGTTTCACCCCAACAAGAAAGAGTTTTATTAGTGGGCTTACACACAGGAGATAGAGAAGAACAAAAATTCCAAGATAATCTACAGGAATTAGCCTTACTGGTAGATAGTGCCGGAGGAAAAGTATTAGCTACCATCGAGCAAAAACGCTCTCACCCCCATCCTCAAACCCTTGTTGGTGCAGGAAAGGTAGAAGAAATAGCCCTACAAGTACAAACATTAGGAGCAAATTTAGTGGTATTTGATCGGGATTTATCCCCTGCTCAGGTACGCAATTTAGAGTTACAATTAGGGGTCAGAGTGGTCGATCGCACCGAAGTAATCTTAGATATATTCGCCCAGAGGGCGCAGTCAAGGGCAGGTAAATTACAAGTAGAATTAGCCCAATTAGAATATATGTTACCCAGACTAACAGGGAGAGGACAAGCCATGTCTCGATTAGGTGGCGGTATCGGCACCAGAGGCCCTGGTGAAACAAAATTAGAAACAGAAAGAAGGGCTATTCAAAAAAGAATCACCAGACTACAGCAAGAAGTAAACCAACTGCAATCCCATCGCTCAAGACTACGTCAACAAAGACAAGCCCATGAAATAACCAGCATTGCCATTGTCGGTTATACAAATGCAGGAAAATCCACCTTAATTAACACCCTTACCAATGCCGATGTTTACACCGCAGATCAATTATTTGCTACATTAGACCCCACCACCAGAAGATTGACTATTACAGACCCTAACACATCTGATACAACCACATTGTTAATGACCGATACTGTGGGTTTTATCCATGAATTGCCCCCTCCTCTTGTGGATTCTTTTCGGGCAACCCTAGAAGAAGTAACCGAAGCGGATGCACTATTACACGTTGTGGACTTGTCTCATCCTGCTTGGGAAAGTCATATTGAATCTGTTAAAGCAATTCTTGCTCAAATGCCTCTAGCCCCTTCCGTAGAATTAATTGCCCTCAACAAAATAGATAAGGCAAAGAGTGAACATTTAACCATTGCCAAGGAAAAATATCCCCAAGCGGTTTTTATTTCTGCTCAACAACGTCATGGTTTAACTACATTGCGCGATCGACTTTTACAATTAGTTGCTAGTAATTAA